From the Cryptomeria japonica chromosome 2, Sugi_1.0, whole genome shotgun sequence genome, one window contains:
- the LOC131072788 gene encoding polygalacturonase-like produces MLQLLMRSMARLGQNLHLKNLVFLALNLIIMAVEAQLLTASNRYLSGSTRSQGATLASNGGSFSVENYGAVGDGEHDDTEAFTGAWNGACKASSATLLVPSGKTFLVNNLDFQGPCQPGFTFQVDGTIAAPEDPSSWKSNYVWLLFQHLQQFTLTGKGTIDGKGNNWWGKQKSRPAAIQFNDVKGSTLSGLKVTDSPQFHVTLTDCESVQIVGITIQAPESSPNTDGIDTFVSTNIVIRDSTIGTGDDCVGIGDGSSNIEISDITCGPGHGISIGSLGRGNAKADVHSIHVVNAKLTSTTNGLRIKTWPGGSGMASDITYENVQMENVSNPIIINQFYCDTGDTESACKDQGSAVKISNVKYNNIKGTSATQEGITFSCSQSGSCTDITLDDIDLVLESGAQASCHAQYVQGHIVGDAIPSGCLGNNAK; encoded by the exons ATGCTACAACTCTTAATGAGATCAATGGCTCGACTAGGTCAAAATCTTCAtttgaagaatttggtgtttttggCCTTAAATTTGATCATCATGGCAGTTGAAGCCCAACTACTCACAGCAAGCAACAGATATCTTAGCGGTTCTACAAGATCTCAGGGTGCTACACTGGCTAGTAATGGAGGAAGCTTTAGCGTAGAAAATTATGGTGCAGTGGGTGATGGAGAACACGACGATACTGAG GCGTTTACTGGTGCTTGGAATGGGGCTTGTAAAGCATCCTCTGCAACTTTGCTTGTGCCAAGTGGCAAGACTTTTCTGGTTAACAATCTAGATTTCCAGGGACCATGTCAGCCTGGCTTTACTTTTCAG GTCGATGGAACGATTGCTGCACCCGAAGATCCCAGCAGCTGGAAAAGCAATTATGTGTGGTTGTTGTTCCAGCATCTTCAACAATTTACTCTGACAGGGAAGGGCACCATTGACGGAAAAGGAAATAATTGGTGGGGAAAGCAGAAAAGTAGACCAGCG GCCATACAATTCAATGATGTGAAAGGGAGCACACTCAGTGGACTGAAGGTGACAGACAGTCCTCAATTTCATGTCACATTGACAGATTGTGAGAGTGTCCAGATCGTGGGCATTACAATTCAGGCACCAGAAAGCAGCCCAAACACTGATGGAATTGATACATTCGTATCCACAAACATTGTCATAAGAGATTCCACTATTGGAACAG GAGATGACTGCGTGGGGATAGGTGACGGGTCTTCAAATATAGAGATCAGTGATATCACATGCGGCCCAGGTCATGGAATAAG TATTGGAAGTCTCGGAAGAGGAAATGCGAAAGCAGATGTCCATTCGATTCATGTGGTCAACGCCAAATTGACATCAACAACGAATGGATTGAGAATCAAGACATGGCCG GGAGGTTCTGGTATGGCAAGTGATATAACATATGAGAATGTCCAGATGGAAAATGTGAGCAACccaataataattaatcaattcTACTGTGACACAGGTGACACTGAGTCTGCTTGCAAGGATCAG GGTTCTGCTGTGAAAATCAGTAATGTAAAATATAATAATATCAAGGGCACATCAGCAACACAAGAGGGAATCACATTTTCATGCAGCCAAAGCGGATCTTGCACAGATATAACATTGGATGATATAGATCTGGTACTTGAGTCAGGGGCGCAAGCCTCGTGTCATGCCCAATACGTACAGGGTCACATTGTTGGAGATGCAATTCCTTCAGGCTGTCTAGGAAACAATGCCAAATGA
- the LOC131072786 gene encoding polygalacturonase-like, which produces MRSMARLGQNLHLKNLVFLALHLIIMAVEAQLLTASNRYLSGSTRSQGATLASNGGSFSVENYGAVGDGEHDDTEAFTGAWNEACKESPATLVVPSGKTFLVNNLDFQGPCQPGFTFQVDGTIAAPEDPSSWKRNYVWLLYEHLQQFTLTGEGTIDGKGNNWWGKQKSRPAAIQFNDVKGSTLSGLKVTDSPQFHVTLTDCDSVQIVGITIQAPESSPNTDGIDTFVSTNIVIKDSTIGTGDDCVGIGDGSSNIEISDITCGPGHGISIGSLGRGNAKEDVHSIHVVGAKLTSTTNGLRIETWPVLCVRVHFHSVLILLFP; this is translated from the exons ATGAGATCAATGGCTCGACTAGGTCAAAATCTTCATTTGAAGAATTTGGTATTTTTGGCCTTACATTTGATCATCATGGCAGTTGAAGCCCAACTACTCACAGCAAGCAACAGATATCTTAGCGGTTCTACAAGATCTCAGGGTGCTACACTGGCTAGTAATGGAGGAAGCTTTAGCGTAGAAAATTATGGTGCAGTGGGTGATGGAGAACACGACGATACTGAG GCGTTTACTGGTGCTTGGAATGAGGCTTGTAAAGAATCCCCTGCAACTTTGGTTGTGCCAAGTGGCAAGACTTTTCTGGTTAACAATCTAGATTTCCAGGGACCATGTCAGCCTGGCTTTACTTTTCAG GTCGATGGAACGATTGCTGCACCCGAAGATCCCAGTAGCTGGAAAAGAAATTATGTGTGGTTATTGTACGAGCATCTTCAACAATTTACTCTCACAGGGGAGGGCACTATTGACGGAAAAGGAAATAATTGGTGGGGAAAACAGAAAAGTAGACCAGCG GCCATACAATTCAATGATGTGAAAGGAAGTACACTCAGTGGACTGAAGGTGACAGACAGTCCTCAATTTCATGTCACATTGACAGATTGTGACAGTGTCCAGATCGTGGGCATTACAATTCAGGCACCAGAAAGCAGCCCAAACACTGATGGAATTGATACATTCGTATCCACAAACATAGTCATAAAAGATTCCACTATTGGAACAG GAGATGACTGCGTGGGGATAGGTGATGGGTCTTCAAATATAGAGATCAGTGATATCACATGCGGTCCAGGCCATGGAATAAG TATTGGAAGTCTCGGAAGAGGAAACGCGAAAGAAGATGTCCATTCGATTCATGTGGTCGGCGCCAAATTGACATCAACAACGAATGGATTGAGAATCGAGACATGGCCGGTATTATGTGTTAGAGTGCACTTTCATTCTGTTCTCATTCTGTTGTTTCCGTGA
- the LOC131072787 gene encoding polygalacturonase, which produces MASDITYENVQMENVSNPIIINQFYCDTGDTESACKDQGSAVKTSNVKYNNIKGTSATEDGITFSCSQSGSCTDITLDNVDLVLDSGASLVSCPIRTGSHCWRCDSFRLSRKQCQMIIPVIKSFVKLCLMYT; this is translated from the exons ATGGCAAGTGATATAACATATGAGAATGTCCAGATGGAAAATGTGAGCAACccaataataattaatcaattcTACTGTGACACAGGTGACACTGAGTCTGCTTGCAAGGATCAG GGTTCTGCTGTGAAAACCAGTAATGTAAAATATAATAATATCAAGGGCACATCAGCAACAGAAGACGGAATCACATTTTCGTGCAGCCAAAGCGGATCTTGCACAGATATAACATTGGATAATGTAGATCTGGTACTTGACTCGGGCGCAAGCCTCGTGTCATGCCCAATACGTACAGGGTCACACTGTTGGAGATGCGATTCCTTCAGGCTGTCTAGGAAACAATGCCAAATGATTATACCTGTCATTAAATCATTTGTGAAGCTCTGTCTAATGTATACTTAA